The following proteins are co-located in the Paenibacillus sp. FSL H8-0079 genome:
- a CDS encoding endo-1,4-beta-xylanase, with the protein MGGKWLRLCMAAVMVLSLLPGIGTEGSHVKAAAAGDTLLAHSYEDGTTQGWMARGGVTVAATGDQAYEGAYSLQTTGRTAAWNGPALSLTGVVEKGTVVEISGYVKLVAGSVPANLKFTVERRDGNQPAQYDQVNAAQQVTDQEWVKLQGQYSFQQGTDLLLYLESADPTSAYLLDAFNVRLVTPAPENPGEPVEPGAQLFTADFEDGNLGNWRSRGSEHLEVVTGIGHNSTHSLKTSSRTETFHGPLIEVLDHLQKGSTVHVSFWAMYDEGPASQVINGSLEKEYNDDSANREYASFASTTLNKGEWKKIEADIVVPGENSGITGLRVYAETPWKQSEQVTPADTIPFYIDDVSITAAEQIEIEEDIPNLASTLATSYALGAAIDLSALDEQDPHSQLLTKHFNSITAGNFMKMDAMQPREGQFVWSEADRLVNFAEANNMQVRGHTLLWHSQVPEWFFTHPDDVSQPATREQLLLRMKTHIQTIMNRYQGQVHTWDVVNEVISDGGGLRNEASGSKWRDIIGDVDGDGDDSDYIELAFRYAREADPDAVLVINDYGLEGSASKLNDMVELVEKLLAKGTPIDAVGFQMHVSMYGPDVQQIREAFNRVAALGVNIQVTELDVSIYSGSSEQEKAVTEELMLEQAYRYRELFDLFHEFDERGVMDSVTVWGLADDGTWLDNHPVKGRKDAPLLFDRKLKAKPAYWALVDASALPVYRNEWTAPKASVSLPDRKGQEDMLWGAVRGLNIHHLADGTSGFTGEARVLWDAKKVNLRVEVKDTTRRKGDQVQVLLAEETQGTVAASSGDILFAKKKNPPPVNGQYTFKREGGKGKDKNVYSVQETKTGYVVYASLPLSAALLTEGQVLSLDFRIMDEYAAGKTATIVWNDISDQQPNIPANRGKLKLGSALKHAKVTYGTPVIDGQKDRVWKKATSITTDVWALGDSGATATAQLLWDEQYVYVLADVKDPLRSKLSTNAHEQDSIEIFIDPSKDQTSYYQEDDAQYRVNFDNESSFGGNARKESFKSATRLTSGGYIVEVAIPLDSVLAEGKRWIGFDLQVNDDGAGDGKRSSVSIWSDASGNSYRDTSGFGSLLLTRK; encoded by the coding sequence ATGGGCGGAAAATGGTTAAGGTTATGCATGGCAGCTGTGATGGTTCTCAGTTTGTTACCTGGTATCGGTACAGAAGGGTCACATGTGAAGGCTGCAGCAGCTGGTGATACGTTACTGGCTCACTCGTATGAGGATGGTACGACCCAAGGGTGGATGGCGAGAGGCGGAGTAACTGTCGCGGCTACCGGGGATCAGGCATATGAAGGGGCATATTCACTTCAGACCACGGGACGAACAGCGGCATGGAATGGCCCTGCATTATCTCTGACAGGTGTAGTAGAGAAAGGTACAGTAGTTGAGATCTCCGGATATGTGAAGCTGGTCGCAGGTTCCGTACCTGCCAATCTGAAATTTACGGTGGAACGTCGGGATGGCAACCAGCCTGCGCAGTACGATCAAGTGAATGCAGCTCAGCAAGTAACGGATCAGGAGTGGGTTAAACTGCAAGGGCAATACAGTTTCCAGCAAGGAACGGACCTGTTGTTGTATCTGGAGAGTGCCGATCCGACCAGTGCATATCTGCTGGATGCGTTCAACGTACGTCTGGTGACACCTGCACCGGAAAATCCGGGCGAGCCTGTTGAACCTGGTGCACAGCTGTTTACGGCTGATTTTGAAGATGGTAACCTTGGCAATTGGCGTTCACGGGGCAGTGAGCATCTGGAGGTGGTAACCGGCATCGGTCATAACAGCACACACAGCCTAAAAACCTCATCTCGGACTGAGACGTTCCACGGACCGCTGATTGAGGTGCTGGATCATCTGCAAAAGGGAAGTACCGTTCATGTGTCGTTCTGGGCGATGTATGATGAAGGACCTGCGAGTCAGGTTATTAACGGTTCATTGGAAAAGGAATATAACGATGACTCCGCAAACCGTGAATATGCTTCGTTTGCTTCTACGACGCTGAACAAAGGCGAGTGGAAGAAAATTGAGGCAGACATCGTCGTTCCGGGAGAAAACAGCGGAATAACTGGATTAAGGGTGTATGCCGAGACTCCATGGAAGCAGTCAGAGCAGGTTACCCCGGCTGACACCATTCCTTTCTACATTGATGATGTATCAATTACAGCTGCGGAGCAGATTGAAATTGAGGAAGATATTCCGAATCTGGCAAGTACGCTTGCAACATCCTATGCACTGGGAGCGGCGATTGACTTATCTGCACTGGATGAACAAGATCCACACTCCCAGTTGTTAACGAAACACTTTAACAGTATTACCGCAGGTAACTTTATGAAGATGGATGCCATGCAACCGCGTGAGGGGCAGTTTGTCTGGTCCGAGGCGGATCGTCTGGTGAACTTTGCTGAAGCAAACAACATGCAGGTGAGAGGGCATACGTTATTGTGGCACAGTCAGGTGCCAGAATGGTTCTTTACCCATCCGGATGATGTATCACAGCCAGCCACGCGAGAACAGTTGCTTCTTCGGATGAAGACGCATATTCAAACGATTATGAATCGTTACCAAGGGCAAGTACACACATGGGATGTCGTCAATGAAGTCATCTCGGACGGAGGCGGACTGCGTAATGAGGCGAGCGGCTCCAAGTGGAGAGACATTATTGGAGATGTGGACGGTGACGGGGATGACAGTGATTATATTGAGCTAGCTTTTCGTTATGCGCGTGAGGCCGATCCCGATGCTGTGCTGGTCATCAATGATTACGGGCTGGAGGGTAGTGCTAGCAAGCTGAATGACATGGTGGAACTTGTTGAGAAGCTGCTAGCCAAAGGAACGCCAATTGATGCCGTTGGTTTTCAGATGCATGTATCCATGTATGGGCCGGACGTGCAACAGATTCGAGAAGCTTTTAACAGGGTAGCTGCACTTGGAGTGAACATTCAGGTGACGGAACTGGACGTTTCCATCTATTCAGGGTCTTCGGAACAGGAGAAGGCTGTAACGGAGGAGTTAATGCTAGAGCAGGCTTACCGTTATCGTGAGTTGTTCGACTTGTTCCACGAATTCGATGAACGAGGTGTAATGGATAGTGTGACCGTGTGGGGACTTGCTGATGATGGCACATGGCTTGATAATCATCCGGTGAAAGGGCGTAAAGATGCACCATTGCTGTTTGATCGAAAATTGAAAGCGAAACCGGCCTATTGGGCATTGGTGGACGCGTCCGCGCTTCCGGTATATCGCAATGAATGGACAGCGCCTAAGGCTAGTGTTTCTCTCCCGGATCGCAAAGGGCAGGAAGATATGCTTTGGGGGGCTGTAAGAGGGCTAAATATTCATCATCTGGCAGATGGTACATCCGGGTTTACCGGTGAGGCGAGAGTACTATGGGATGCCAAAAAGGTGAATTTAAGAGTGGAAGTAAAGGATACCACACGTCGCAAAGGTGATCAGGTTCAGGTTTTACTTGCGGAAGAAACGCAGGGTACGGTCGCTGCATCTTCTGGAGATATTTTATTTGCTAAGAAGAAAAATCCGCCGCCTGTAAATGGTCAGTATACGTTCAAACGAGAGGGCGGTAAAGGCAAGGATAAAAATGTGTACAGCGTACAGGAGACAAAAACGGGTTATGTTGTGTACGCATCACTACCTTTGTCAGCCGCTTTATTAACAGAAGGGCAGGTACTGTCCCTGGATTTTCGAATTATGGACGAATATGCTGCTGGAAAGACAGCTACGATCGTATGGAACGATATTTCCGATCAGCAGCCGAATATACCTGCCAATCGAGGCAAATTGAAGCTGGGCTCTGCACTGAAACACGCGAAGGTTACTTATGGCACCCCGGTTATAGATGGTCAGAAGGATCGGGTCTGGAAAAAAGCAACATCGATCACCACAGATGTATGGGCACTTGGGGATTCAGGGGCAACGGCAACAGCACAGCTGCTATGGGATGAACAGTATGTATATGTACTGGCAGACGTGAAAGATCCTTTGCGGAGCAAATTAAGCACCAATGCACATGAGCAGGATTCGATCGAGATTTTTATCGACCCGAGCAAAGATCAGACATCATACTACCAGGAGGATGACGCCCAGTACCGGGTTAACTTTGATAATGAGAGTTCTTTTGGAGGAAATGCACGGAAAGAAAGCTTCAAATCAGCCACCCGATTAACAAGTGGGGGATATATAGTTGAGGTGGCGATCCCACTGGATAGCGTTCTGGCTGAAGGGAAAAGATGGATTGGATTCGATCTTCAGGTTAATGATGATGGCGCCGGGGATGGCAAGCGAAGCAGTGTCTCCATCTGGAGTGATGCATCAGGTAATTCTTATCGAGATACTTCCGGTTTTGGCAGTTTGCTACTGACACGCAAATAG
- a CDS encoding EAL domain-containing protein: protein MEHLHGTYNLELVILSYIIASLASYAALDLAGRVSQASGVARNVWLTCGAVSMGLGIWSMHFVGMLAFVLPTQVSYSTGKVVLSVLLAIVASGVALNIAGRQSGKIRKLMIAGVLMTAGISSMHYVGMAAMSTPVTYEPGRVVLSILIAAIASFAALWLMFFFRYRQSSHTWVYKMGSGLIMGVGISGMHYTGMSAAQFHHSHGAMVSSGMQIEPGILAYLIASGTFIALGLTLFGIFINQRMSQKDRRIHENEQWYQALYHNHSDAIISVDKEGIVKGINVAVTTITGYPEKEVMDRSIDEIAQRIEIEWISEFDSIDWDDNRLEQVHYMAKMRDVQGELLDLSIVVVPVVIDDKHVGSHILIKDITEEKQAQESIRHQALHDPLTGLPNRRKLDDMLAGTIQASEEEGNSFAVMVMDIDRFKMINDSLGHSVGDVFLREVSNRIIAAIEASDPKAMENVMLARMGGDEFTLVVTHDQATEVRVAELAKQIVEAIQLPYRLKENDFYVTASIGIAMYPHHGVGADSLLKHADSAMYEVKKNGKNGFQFYTAQLDSELYERIELEGYLRKALEREEMVLYYQPQIRTEDSRMIGVEALIRWNHPLKGLLAPNVFIPLAEETGMIYEIGNWTLREACRQMKLWHASGGPLIPVSVNLSSQQFHQSNLVEQVKNALHETGLDARYLELEITESMMMDATVSTAILNELTALGVKISLDDFGTGYSSLSYLKHFPIHKLKIDRSFVTDITENRSDQAIVATIISMAQNLQMEVIAEGIETKGQLDILMQNDCREIQGYYFSRPLPASEVEHDFFVPLRLQGNGTPPVQS from the coding sequence GTGGAGCACCTACATGGTACGTACAACTTAGAACTTGTTATTTTATCCTATATTATTGCATCGCTAGCTTCGTACGCGGCGCTTGACCTTGCAGGCCGTGTCAGTCAGGCTAGCGGGGTGGCGCGGAATGTATGGCTCACCTGCGGCGCAGTCTCCATGGGTCTGGGTATCTGGTCCATGCATTTCGTGGGTATGCTGGCATTTGTTCTGCCTACGCAAGTTTCCTATTCCACCGGTAAGGTTGTTTTATCTGTTCTACTCGCTATTGTCGCATCAGGGGTGGCCTTGAACATTGCGGGTAGACAATCGGGCAAGATAAGAAAGCTTATGATTGCTGGCGTACTTATGACTGCAGGGATCAGTTCGATGCATTATGTGGGCATGGCAGCAATGTCGACCCCTGTTACGTATGAACCAGGCAGAGTGGTGTTATCCATTCTAATTGCAGCCATTGCTTCATTCGCGGCATTGTGGCTTATGTTTTTCTTCCGTTATCGTCAATCCAGCCATACCTGGGTTTACAAGATGGGTAGCGGTCTTATTATGGGCGTGGGTATCTCCGGAATGCACTATACCGGGATGTCAGCCGCACAGTTCCATCATTCACATGGCGCAATGGTTAGTTCAGGAATGCAGATTGAGCCAGGTATTCTCGCCTATTTGATTGCATCGGGCACGTTTATTGCACTGGGCTTGACGTTGTTTGGCATATTTATCAATCAGCGAATGTCTCAGAAAGATCGGCGGATTCATGAGAATGAGCAGTGGTATCAGGCCTTGTATCATAACCATTCGGATGCCATTATCTCCGTGGACAAGGAAGGCATTGTCAAAGGGATAAATGTTGCTGTAACGACGATTACCGGATATCCTGAAAAAGAGGTCATGGATCGTTCCATTGACGAGATTGCTCAGCGGATCGAAATAGAGTGGATCAGTGAATTTGATTCCATCGACTGGGATGATAATCGTCTGGAGCAGGTGCACTATATGGCCAAAATGAGGGACGTACAGGGTGAACTTCTGGACCTTAGTATTGTTGTGGTTCCTGTTGTCATTGATGATAAACATGTGGGAAGCCACATTCTAATCAAGGACATTACTGAGGAGAAGCAGGCTCAGGAGAGCATTCGTCACCAGGCTTTGCATGATCCACTGACAGGGCTGCCCAATCGGCGCAAGTTGGATGATATGCTGGCGGGTACGATTCAAGCTTCTGAAGAAGAAGGAAATTCTTTTGCTGTTATGGTAATGGATATAGACCGTTTCAAAATGATTAATGACTCCCTCGGACACTCCGTCGGGGACGTATTTCTAAGAGAAGTCAGCAACCGAATTATAGCAGCGATAGAAGCCTCCGATCCAAAAGCTATGGAAAATGTCATGTTGGCCCGTATGGGCGGTGATGAATTCACACTGGTGGTGACCCATGATCAAGCGACTGAGGTTCGGGTGGCCGAACTCGCGAAACAGATTGTAGAAGCCATTCAGTTACCTTACCGATTAAAGGAAAATGACTTTTACGTGACAGCTAGCATCGGGATTGCGATGTATCCGCACCATGGAGTGGGAGCAGATTCTTTGCTGAAACATGCGGACTCCGCCATGTATGAAGTGAAGAAGAATGGCAAGAACGGTTTTCAGTTCTATACCGCCCAACTCGATTCGGAACTCTATGAACGTATTGAGCTGGAAGGTTACTTGCGTAAAGCGTTGGAGCGCGAGGAGATGGTCCTGTATTATCAACCGCAGATTCGTACCGAGGATAGCCGCATGATTGGTGTGGAGGCTCTTATTCGTTGGAATCATCCACTCAAAGGTCTGCTCGCACCTAATGTATTCATCCCGCTCGCAGAAGAGACAGGTATGATCTATGAGATTGGTAACTGGACGCTGCGGGAAGCGTGCAGGCAGATGAAGCTCTGGCATGCCAGTGGTGGACCGCTCATTCCGGTATCGGTTAACTTGTCCAGCCAGCAGTTCCATCAATCCAATTTGGTAGAACAGGTCAAGAATGCACTTCATGAGACAGGGCTGGATGCACGATATCTGGAGCTGGAGATTACAGAGAGTATGATGATGGATGCAACAGTATCCACGGCGATCCTGAACGAACTGACAGCATTGGGTGTCAAGATCAGTCTGGATGATTTCGGTACGGGATACAGTTCACTGAGTTATCTGAAGCATTTCCCGATTCATAAGCTCAAGATTGATCGTTCATTCGTGACAGACATTACGGAAAATCGGAGCGATCAGGCGATTGTGGCAACCATTATTTCGATGGCTCAGAATCTCCAGATGGAAGTGATTGCCGAAGGCATTGAGACGAAAGGGCAGTTGGATATTCTGATGCAGAATGACTGCCGGGAGATACAGGGGTATTATTTCAGTCGTCCACTGCCTGCAAGTGAAGTGGAACATGACTTTTTTGTACCGCTGCGGTTGCAGGGCAATGGTACACCACCGGTACAATCCTAA